One Bombus vancouverensis nearcticus chromosome 7, iyBomVanc1_principal, whole genome shotgun sequence DNA window includes the following coding sequences:
- the LOC117158232 gene encoding kynurenine/alpha-aminoadipate aminotransferase, mitochondrial, whose protein sequence is MHKTREKFEMDYSLFKTDVSKRRRSATTRELTKIAYSAPKNVVSLAEGMPNEETFPFAEISVKLKDGSSFTLDDRELASALQYIPTQGYPPLLQSLREFQRRTHAPPLWESRDIVIVSGSQDGLSKTLEAILGPGDPLLVHDPFYPGVEVVVSPHKVELIPIPQDEHGVVPEILRETLRNRELSGKKMPKIMYINATGSNPTGVIIPLERRKEIYRIACEYNFLILDDDPYHFMHFNEVEPKSFLSLDTEGRVIRLDSFSKVISSGLRLGFITAAAPLIASIELHLQSSHLHAPTLSQVILYKLMKLWGYDGMMKHFTGIKRFYKQRRDIIARLAEKHLSGLVDFTIPRGGFFLWIKVRDIKDTWKMIMQRGVTEGVIMAPGAAFMKDSSKPCNAIRASFSKASYEEMNLAMERLADLIRSELRNNYSIINENPFIN, encoded by the exons ATGCATAAGACGAGAGAAAAATTCGAGATGGATTATTCGTTGTTCAAGACGGATGTCTCTAAACGTAGAAGATCGGCCACTACCAGGGAATTGA CCAAAATAGCGTATTCAGCGCCGAAGAACGTGGTCTCGTTAGCGGAGGGTATGCCGAACGAAGAAACCTTCCCTTTCGCAGAGATCTCCGTCAAACTCAAAGATGGATCGTCTTTCACCCTTGACGACCGAGAATTGGCTTCGGCTTTGCAGTACATTCCTACTCAGGGCTACCCGCCGCTTCTTCAG AGCCTGAGGGAGTTCCAGAGAAGGACGCACGCACCACCCTTGTGGGAGAGCCGTGACATCGTGATCGTCTCTGGATCTCAGGACGGATTAAGCAAAACTCTCGAGGCCATACTCGGCCCCGGCGATCCTCTCCTGGTGCACGATCCTTTTTATCCGGGCGTGGAAGTTGTG GTCTCGCCGCATAAGGTGGAGCTGATCCCGATCCCTCAGGATGAGCATGGTGTGGTTCCAGAGATTCTCAGGGAAACGTTGAGGAACAGGGAGCTGTCTGGCAAGAAAATGCCAAAAATAATGTACATAAACGCCACCGGATCGAATCCCACAGGCGTTATTATCCCGTTGGAAAGGCGGAAGGAGATTTACAGGATAGCCTGCGAATACAACTTCCTGATCCTGGATGACGATCCTTATCATTTCATGCACTTCAACGAG GTGGAACCAAAATCGTTCTTATCGTTGGACACGGAAGGCAGAGTGATTAGATTGGACTCGTTCTCGAAAGTGATCAGCAGTGGTCTGAGATTGGGATTCATCACAGCAGCGGCCCCACTGATAGCGAGCATAGAACTCCACTTGCAGAGCAGTCACCTCCATGCCCCTACATTATCCCAG GTGATACTGTACAAGCTGATGAAATTATGGGGATACGACGGAATGATGAAACATTTCACGGGGATAAAGCGGTTCTATAAACAACGAAGGGATATTATCGCCAGACTCGCTGAGAAGCATTTGAGCG GTTTGGTAGATTTCACGATACCAAGGGGAGGTTTCTTCCTCTGGATCAAAGTTCGAGACATTAAGGATACATGGAAGATGATTATGCAGCGAGGAGTCACGGAGGGTGTCATAATGGCGCCTGGTGCAGCCTTCATGAAAGATTCTAGCAAACCATGCAACGCTATTAGAGCGAGTTTTTCCA